A genomic segment from Sphingopyxis sp. DBS4 encodes:
- the iolD gene encoding 3D-(3,5/4)-trihydroxycyclohexane-1,2-dione acylhydrolase (decyclizing) — MSRTVRLTMAQALSRWLAAQRVEIDGVELPYFAGMWAIFGHGNVAGMGEALAGMEDTLPTYRAHNEQGMAHAAIAFAKASRRRRAMACTTSIGPGATNMVTAAALAHVNRLPVLFLPGDVYASRRPDPVLQQIEDFADATVSANDCFRPVSRYFDRITRPEQIIDALPRAMGVLTDPALCGPVTLALCQDVQAEAYDYPESFFAPRLWRQRRSRADRAEFDRLVEAVRTAKAPLIVAGGGVLYSGAEAVLADLAAQTGIPVAETQAGKGALAWDHRQALGSIGVTGTSAANAAAEAADLIIGVGTRLQDFTTGSRTLFAGKRLIQVNIAVPDAIKQGAEAVVGDARETLEALTEALADWRVEAAWGDANRAAVAEWNAAWDAATTPGTALPSDAQVIGAVWRQAGEDATVVCAAGGLPGELHKLWRSHRPGGYHVEYGFSCMGYEVAGGLGVKMADPARDVIVMVGDGSYLMLNSELATSVMLGHKIIVVLLDNRGYGCINRLQQGTGGRPFNNLLADAAHAVLPEIDFAAHARSLGAGAEKVGGLADLDAALGRAKASAKSYVIVIDTDPAITTEAGGHWWDVAVPEVSTRAEVQAARRDYEHRIDGERQ, encoded by the coding sequence ATGAGCAGGACTGTCAGATTAACGATGGCGCAGGCGCTGTCGCGCTGGCTCGCGGCGCAGCGGGTCGAGATCGATGGCGTCGAACTGCCCTATTTCGCGGGCATGTGGGCGATCTTCGGCCATGGTAATGTCGCGGGGATGGGCGAAGCGCTCGCCGGGATGGAAGACACGCTTCCGACGTATCGCGCGCATAACGAACAGGGGATGGCGCACGCGGCGATCGCCTTTGCCAAGGCGAGCCGTCGTCGCCGCGCGATGGCGTGCACGACCTCGATCGGCCCCGGCGCGACCAACATGGTGACCGCGGCGGCACTCGCGCACGTCAACCGGCTGCCCGTGCTGTTCCTGCCCGGTGACGTCTATGCCAGTCGCCGTCCCGATCCCGTGCTCCAGCAGATCGAGGATTTTGCTGACGCGACGGTCAGCGCAAACGACTGCTTCCGCCCGGTCTCGCGCTATTTCGACCGTATCACGCGGCCCGAACAGATCATCGATGCGCTGCCGCGCGCGATGGGTGTGCTGACCGATCCGGCGCTGTGCGGGCCGGTGACGCTGGCGCTTTGTCAGGACGTGCAGGCCGAGGCTTATGACTATCCCGAGAGCTTCTTTGCTCCGCGCCTTTGGCGTCAGCGCCGTTCGCGCGCAGACCGCGCGGAATTTGACCGTCTCGTCGAAGCGGTCCGCACCGCAAAGGCGCCGCTGATCGTCGCGGGCGGCGGCGTGCTTTATTCCGGGGCTGAGGCGGTGCTGGCCGACCTCGCGGCGCAGACCGGCATCCCGGTCGCCGAGACGCAGGCGGGGAAGGGTGCGCTGGCGTGGGATCACCGCCAGGCGCTCGGCAGCATCGGCGTCACCGGGACGAGTGCGGCGAATGCCGCGGCCGAGGCCGCCGACCTGATTATCGGCGTCGGTACCCGGCTGCAGGATTTTACCACCGGATCGCGTACGCTCTTCGCGGGCAAGCGGCTGATCCAGGTCAACATCGCCGTGCCCGACGCGATCAAGCAGGGCGCCGAAGCGGTCGTCGGCGATGCGCGCGAAACGCTCGAAGCCCTGACCGAAGCGCTCGCCGATTGGCGGGTCGAGGCGGCATGGGGCGACGCGAACCGCGCTGCAGTTGCTGAATGGAACGCCGCATGGGACGCCGCGACCACGCCCGGTACCGCGCTGCCCTCCGACGCGCAGGTGATCGGCGCGGTGTGGCGGCAGGCGGGCGAGGACGCCACTGTTGTGTGCGCCGCGGGCGGGCTGCCCGGCGAACTCCACAAGCTTTGGCGGAGCCACCGCCCGGGCGGCTATCATGTCGAATATGGCTTTTCGTGCATGGGTTACGAGGTCGCAGGCGGACTTGGGGTCAAGATGGCCGACCCGGCGCGCGACGTCATCGTGATGGTCGGCGACGGCAGTTATCTGATGCTCAACTCCGAACTCGCAACCTCGGTGATGCTCGGGCACAAGATCATAGTCGTGCTGCTCGACAACCGCGGCTACGGCTGCATCAACCGGCTGCAGCAGGGAACGGGCGGGCGTCCGTTCAACAATCTGCTCGCCGACGCGGCGCATGCCGTGCTGCCTGAGATCGATTTCGCGGCCCATGCCCGTAGCCTCGGTGCGGGGGCCGAGAAGGTCGGCGGCCTCGCAGACCTCGACGCCGCGCTCGGCCGCGCCAAGGCGTCGGCCAAAAGCTACGTGATCGTCATCGACACCGATCCCGCGATCACCACCGAGGCGGGCGGCCATTGGTGGGACGTCGCCGTACCCGAAGTGTCGACGCGGGCCGAAGTGCAGGCCGCGCGGCGCGACTATGAACATCGAATTGACGGAGAGAGGCAATGA
- the iolC gene encoding 5-dehydro-2-deoxygluconokinase has product MTQQGQERGGEGRLDVVTLGRAGIDLYGEQIGGRLEDMASFAKYIGGSPTNTAVGAARLGLRAGLITRVGADHFGRFIVEELEREGVSTRGVRSDPDRLTALVFLGIRDPDTFPLIFYRENCADMALAADDIDPDFIASAGALLINGTHLSQPGVFAASLKAATLMKAAGGRVVFDIDYRPVLWGLAGKDNGEDRFVADSGVTEALQRVLPLCDLIVGTEEEIHILGGSTDTLAALRAIRAKSAALLVCKRGADGCIAFPGDIPASLDAGVVGRGFPIEVFNVLGAGDAFMAGFLRGWLKDMPLEKCCEIANACGALVVSRHGCAPAMASWDELQHFLSREWPHRLRESAELEQLHWSTNRHGERDELTVLAIDHRSQFDDLLAELGESDEARVHHFKNLALEALHRMGAGDPNYGVLLDGRFGARALEAAADHPYWIGRPIEVPGSRPLRFEGSPDVGMTLRDWPTNHVVKCLVFYHPDDDAEMRARQDRQIARLFDACRRTRHEFLLEIIASKHGPVDSGTIASVIDHIYSLGIYPDWWKLEPTTDAAAWAASEAAILRHDPLCRGIVLLGLSAPQDEVLAGIVAAAAFPLVKGFAVGRTIFHDVAQQWLTGAIDDEAAIAALGANLRVLADGWRAARRAKVAA; this is encoded by the coding sequence ATGACGCAACAAGGGCAGGAACGGGGCGGAGAGGGCCGGCTGGATGTCGTCACGCTGGGGCGCGCGGGGATCGACCTATACGGCGAACAGATTGGCGGGCGGCTCGAGGATATGGCGAGCTTTGCCAAATATATCGGCGGCAGCCCGACCAACACCGCGGTCGGCGCCGCGCGCCTCGGCCTGCGCGCCGGGCTGATCACGCGTGTCGGCGCCGATCATTTCGGTCGCTTCATCGTCGAGGAGCTCGAACGCGAAGGGGTGTCGACGCGCGGCGTCCGCTCCGACCCCGACCGGCTGACCGCGCTCGTTTTCCTCGGTATCCGCGATCCCGATACCTTTCCGCTGATCTTCTACCGTGAGAATTGCGCCGACATGGCGCTGGCCGCCGACGATATCGACCCCGATTTCATCGCTTCGGCCGGCGCGCTGCTGATCAACGGCACGCACCTGTCGCAACCGGGCGTGTTCGCGGCGAGCCTCAAGGCGGCGACGCTGATGAAGGCGGCCGGCGGTCGCGTCGTTTTCGACATCGATTACCGGCCGGTGCTGTGGGGGCTCGCGGGCAAGGACAATGGCGAGGACCGCTTCGTCGCGGATAGCGGCGTGACCGAAGCGCTCCAGCGCGTACTGCCGCTCTGCGACCTGATCGTCGGCACCGAGGAGGAGATTCATATCCTTGGCGGCTCGACCGACACGCTCGCCGCGCTCCGTGCGATCCGCGCGAAGAGTGCGGCGCTGCTCGTCTGCAAGCGCGGCGCTGACGGCTGCATAGCCTTTCCCGGCGATATCCCCGCATCGCTCGACGCCGGGGTCGTCGGCCGCGGCTTTCCGATCGAGGTGTTCAACGTGCTCGGTGCGGGCGACGCTTTCATGGCCGGCTTCCTGCGCGGCTGGCTGAAGGACATGCCGCTCGAAAAATGCTGCGAGATCGCCAATGCGTGCGGTGCGCTCGTCGTGTCGCGGCACGGCTGCGCCCCGGCAATGGCGTCGTGGGACGAATTGCAGCATTTCCTCAGCCGCGAATGGCCGCACCGCTTGCGTGAAAGTGCCGAGCTCGAACAGCTCCACTGGTCGACCAACCGCCACGGCGAGCGCGATGAACTGACGGTCCTTGCGATCGATCACCGCAGCCAGTTCGACGATCTGCTCGCCGAACTCGGCGAAAGCGACGAGGCGCGGGTCCATCATTTCAAGAATCTGGCGCTCGAGGCGCTGCACCGCATGGGCGCGGGCGATCCCAATTACGGCGTGCTGCTCGATGGGCGCTTCGGTGCGCGCGCGCTCGAGGCGGCGGCCGATCATCCCTATTGGATCGGGCGGCCGATCGAGGTGCCGGGGTCGCGTCCGCTGCGCTTCGAAGGTTCGCCCGATGTCGGCATGACGCTGCGCGACTGGCCGACCAACCATGTCGTCAAATGCCTCGTCTTCTATCATCCGGACGATGATGCCGAGATGCGCGCGCGGCAGGACCGGCAGATAGCGCGGCTGTTCGACGCGTGTCGCCGCACGCGTCACGAATTTCTGCTCGAAATCATCGCCTCGAAACATGGGCCGGTCGACAGCGGCACGATCGCCTCGGTGATCGACCATATCTATTCGCTCGGCATCTATCCCGACTGGTGGAAGCTCGAACCGACGACCGATGCCGCCGCCTGGGCCGCGAGCGAGGCCGCGATCCTGCGCCACGATCCGCTGTGCCGCGGCATTGTTCTGCTCGGCCTGTCGGCGCCGCAGGACGAAGTGCTCGCGGGCATCGTCGCCGCCGCCGCCTTTCCGCTGGTCAAGGGCTTCGCGGTCGGCCGGACGATCTTCCACGACGTCGCGCAGCAATGGCTGACCGGCGCGATCGACGACGAGGCGGCGATTGCCGCGCTCGGCGCCAATCTGCGTGTTCTTGCCGATGGCTGGCGCGCGGCGCGCCGTGCTAAGGTGGCGGCATGA
- a CDS encoding MurR/RpiR family transcriptional regulator has protein sequence MTDVPTAPASAEELRAEIVSRYETLSKRLKQIARYILDEPNDIALETLAVIADRCGVQPSAIVRFAKSFGFEGASQMQRLFRDGLLSNNAALGYSERVRQLDQTTSAQDAEPANLLSEFVEGNSLAIQNLLQTVSGADMRAAVDLLMAADTVHVAGFRRSFPVASYIAYSLLQAGKRAVFIDGVGGLGLQQVHAMGPDDLLIAISFHPYSEETIAVVNAAKASGGRVLAISDSLVSPVAKPAEHVLQIREAEVRKFRSLSASMCLAQALVINFAFEATRADGKAREDGPA, from the coding sequence TTGACCGACGTCCCGACCGCCCCCGCCTCGGCGGAAGAATTGCGCGCCGAGATCGTGAGCCGATACGAGACGCTGAGCAAGCGGCTCAAGCAGATCGCGCGTTATATCCTCGACGAGCCCAACGACATCGCGCTCGAAACGCTTGCGGTGATCGCCGACCGCTGCGGCGTCCAGCCCTCGGCGATCGTGCGCTTCGCCAAAAGTTTCGGCTTCGAGGGCGCGAGTCAGATGCAGCGTCTGTTCCGCGACGGGCTGCTCAGCAACAATGCCGCGCTCGGCTATTCGGAGCGCGTCCGCCAGCTCGACCAGACGACCAGCGCGCAGGATGCGGAACCCGCGAATCTCCTCTCCGAATTCGTCGAGGGCAACAGCCTTGCGATCCAGAATCTGTTGCAGACGGTCAGCGGTGCCGACATGCGCGCGGCGGTCGACCTGTTGATGGCGGCCGACACCGTGCATGTCGCGGGGTTCCGCCGCTCGTTCCCCGTCGCGTCCTATATCGCCTATTCGCTGCTCCAGGCGGGCAAGCGCGCGGTGTTCATCGACGGAGTCGGGGGGCTGGGGCTGCAGCAGGTGCACGCGATGGGCCCCGACGACCTGCTGATCGCGATCAGCTTTCACCCCTATTCCGAAGAGACGATCGCGGTCGTCAACGCTGCCAAGGCGAGCGGCGGCCGCGTCCTCGCGATCAGCGACAGCCTAGTCAGCCCGGTCGCCAAGCCCGCCGAACATGTCCTGCAGATTCGCGAGGCGGAGGTGCGGAAATTCCGCTCGCTGTCGGCATCGATGTGTCTCGCGCAGGCGCTCGTCATCAATTTCGCCTTCGAAGCAACACGCGCCGACGGCAAGGCGCGCGAGGACGGACCGGCATAG
- the iolB gene encoding 5-deoxy-glucuronate isomerase: MSLLVRPHAPDDDGTLLDITPESAGWTYVGFRVVRLAAGARYNHVEDGREACLVILTGTVSVDAGGEHFGDIGGRETVFDGAATSVYVPAGHRYTIGAASDAEVAICTAPGTGAGAVRLIRSDAVEVRGQGTNTRHVRNILSDADEAESLLVVEVITPGGHWSSYPPHKHDRDAFPEETFLEETYYHRLSPPQGFAFQRVYTDERDIDETMAVEDGDVVMVPRGYHPVGAPHGYDLYYLNVMAGPRRNWVFRNDPAHEWIVRQ, encoded by the coding sequence ATGTCGCTGCTCGTCCGCCCGCACGCCCCCGACGACGATGGCACGCTGCTCGACATCACGCCCGAAAGCGCGGGCTGGACATATGTCGGTTTCCGCGTTGTCCGGCTGGCCGCGGGTGCGCGTTACAATCATGTCGAGGACGGGCGCGAGGCGTGTCTCGTGATCCTGACCGGAACGGTGTCGGTCGATGCGGGCGGCGAGCATTTCGGCGATATCGGCGGGCGCGAGACGGTGTTCGATGGCGCCGCGACCTCGGTCTATGTCCCCGCCGGTCATCGCTATACGATAGGGGCGGCGTCCGATGCCGAAGTTGCGATCTGCACCGCGCCGGGAACCGGCGCCGGCGCGGTGCGGTTGATCCGCTCCGACGCGGTCGAGGTGCGCGGGCAGGGCACCAACACGCGCCACGTCCGCAACATCCTGTCCGATGCCGATGAGGCCGAAAGCCTGCTCGTCGTCGAGGTGATCACGCCCGGCGGCCACTGGTCGAGCTATCCGCCGCACAAGCACGACCGCGACGCCTTTCCCGAGGAGACCTTCCTCGAGGAAACCTATTACCACCGCCTGTCGCCGCCGCAGGGCTTCGCCTTCCAGCGCGTCTATACCGACGAACGCGACATCGACGAGACGATGGCGGTCGAGGACGGCGACGTCGTGATGGTGCCGCGCGGTTATCATCCGGTCGGCGCGCCGCACGGATATGATCTTTATTATCTGAACGTGATGGCGGGACCCCGGCGCAACTGGGTGTTCCGCAACGACCCCGCGCACGAGTGGATCGTGCGCCAGTAA
- a CDS encoding glutaminyl-peptide cyclotransferase — protein MSLLLAFVLLAEPAVADPVPPPVERCGYRVVQSYPHDSASFTQGLFWDGGHLYEATGQYGHSRIARLDLETGKALAETKLPDDQFGEGITRWGHQIIGVTWQNGVGHRWSIKDLKPLGDFAYDGEGWGVAMVGDRLVLSDGSSDLRFLDPATMKEQGRVTVRFGGRPLRMINELETIDGQIWANIWMTDLIVRIDPASGDVVSLVDLSGLKADAGARGSDSVLNGIAWDAKKKRLFVTGKYWPKLYEIALADCG, from the coding sequence ATGAGTCTTCTTCTTGCCTTCGTTCTGCTCGCCGAACCGGCGGTCGCCGATCCCGTACCGCCGCCGGTCGAGCGCTGCGGCTATCGCGTCGTCCAAAGCTATCCGCACGACAGCGCGTCCTTCACCCAGGGCCTGTTCTGGGACGGCGGGCATCTTTACGAAGCCACTGGCCAATATGGCCATTCGCGCATCGCGCGGCTCGACCTCGAAACCGGCAAGGCGCTGGCCGAGACGAAGCTGCCCGACGATCAGTTCGGCGAGGGGATCACGCGCTGGGGCCATCAGATCATCGGTGTGACGTGGCAGAACGGCGTCGGCCATCGCTGGTCGATCAAGGATCTGAAACCGCTCGGCGATTTTGCCTATGATGGCGAAGGGTGGGGCGTCGCCATGGTCGGGGATCGCCTAGTGCTCAGCGATGGTTCGTCCGATCTTCGCTTCCTCGACCCCGCGACGATGAAGGAGCAAGGCCGCGTCACCGTCCGCTTCGGCGGCCGGCCATTGCGCATGATCAACGAGCTCGAAACGATCGACGGACAAATCTGGGCCAATATCTGGATGACCGACCTGATCGTCCGCATCGACCCCGCGAGCGGCGACGTCGTGTCGCTCGTCGACCTTTCGGGGCTGAAGGCGGATGCGGGGGCGCGCGGGTCCGACAGCGTGCTCAACGGCATCGCGTGGGACGCGAAGAAGAAGCGGCTGTTCGTCACCGGCAAATATTGGCCGAAGCTCTACGAGATCGCGCTCGCCGATTGCGGGTAG
- the iolE gene encoding myo-inosose-2 dehydratase — protein MTIRWGVSPIAWCNDDMRELGGDTTLDELLTDVRDIGFDGVELGNKFPRDPETLAPIMSSYGLDIVSGWYSSNLLVRDADAEIAALAKHLALLEYMDSSVFILAETSNAVHGDRYGSRLDTHPVLPAADWKQFGERLNTVARFITDRGLRFAYHHHLGTLVETKDELERFFDATGDHVGLVLDTGHALFGGIEPIDVIKARPERVAHVHCKDVRTAKYDEFLANGTSFLNGVVGGMFTAPGDGDYDYAPFMRALADMDYSGWIVIEAEQDPAIANPREYSQLGLDTLKRLAREEALV, from the coding sequence ATGACGATCCGCTGGGGCGTGAGCCCGATCGCCTGGTGCAACGACGACATGCGCGAACTGGGCGGTGATACGACGCTCGACGAACTGCTAACCGATGTTCGCGACATCGGCTTCGACGGGGTCGAGCTGGGCAATAAATTCCCGCGCGATCCCGAAACGCTCGCGCCGATCATGTCGAGCTATGGCCTCGACATCGTCAGCGGCTGGTATTCGTCGAATCTTCTGGTGCGCGACGCCGATGCCGAGATTGCGGCGCTGGCGAAGCATCTCGCGCTGCTCGAATATATGGATTCGAGCGTCTTCATCCTCGCCGAGACGTCGAACGCGGTCCACGGTGACCGCTATGGCAGCCGGCTCGACACGCATCCGGTGCTGCCCGCCGCCGACTGGAAGCAGTTCGGCGAGCGGTTGAACACCGTCGCGCGCTTCATCACCGATCGCGGACTGCGTTTCGCCTATCACCATCATCTCGGCACCCTCGTCGAGACGAAGGACGAGCTCGAGCGCTTCTTCGATGCGACCGGCGATCATGTCGGGCTGGTGCTCGACACGGGCCACGCGCTGTTCGGCGGGATCGAGCCGATCGACGTGATCAAGGCGCGCCCCGAGCGCGTCGCCCACGTCCATTGCAAGGATGTGCGGACCGCGAAATATGACGAATTTCTCGCGAATGGGACGAGCTTCCTCAATGGCGTCGTCGGCGGCATGTTCACCGCGCCCGGCGACGGCGACTATGATTATGCGCCCTTCATGCGCGCGCTCGCCGACATGGATTATTCGGGCTGGATCGTGATCGAGGCCGAACAGGACCCGGCGATTGCCAATCCGCGCGAATACAGCCAGCTCGGCCTCGACACGCTGAAGCGGCTCGCGCGCGAGGAGGCGCTGGTCTGA
- the iolG gene encoding inositol 2-dehydrogenase codes for MHDIALIGAGRIGKIHAANLAANPRLRLTRVVDPFPEAAAEIAAQYGAQVSTIEDALADPTIAGVVVASSTDTHLPYSLAAAEAGKAIFCEKPLDQDLTAARDSAARFAALKARLFLAFNRRFDPNFAALQARLADGAVGALETLHIISHDPAPPPVDYVKVSGGIFKDMVIHDFDMARWLLGEEVTEVFASASVLVDPAIGEAGDADTAKTILRTASGRLCVISSSRRSGYGYDQRIEAFGSKGMIRAQNQLETTVETWGEKGAAADRFQNFFLDRYAVAYAREAEHFADILDGAAPLVDFRDGVAALALAEAAAQSAQTGERVLL; via the coding sequence ATGCACGACATCGCCCTGATCGGCGCCGGCAGGATCGGCAAAATCCATGCGGCGAACCTCGCCGCCAACCCGCGCCTGCGGCTGACGCGGGTCGTCGATCCCTTTCCCGAGGCGGCGGCGGAGATTGCGGCCCAATATGGCGCACAGGTTTCGACGATCGAGGACGCCCTCGCTGATCCGACCATCGCCGGCGTCGTCGTCGCCAGTTCGACCGACACCCATCTGCCCTACAGCCTCGCGGCCGCGGAGGCCGGCAAGGCGATCTTCTGCGAAAAGCCGCTCGATCAGGATCTGACCGCCGCGCGCGATTCGGCGGCGCGGTTCGCGGCGCTCAAAGCGCGGCTCTTCCTCGCCTTCAATCGCCGCTTCGACCCGAATTTCGCGGCCCTGCAGGCGCGGCTGGCGGACGGCGCGGTCGGCGCGCTCGAAACGCTGCACATCATCAGCCACGATCCCGCACCACCGCCGGTCGATTATGTCAAAGTGTCGGGCGGCATCTTCAAGGACATGGTGATCCACGATTTCGACATGGCGCGCTGGCTGCTCGGCGAAGAGGTGACCGAGGTCTTCGCCAGCGCCTCGGTGCTCGTTGACCCTGCGATCGGCGAGGCGGGTGATGCCGATACCGCGAAGACGATCCTGCGCACCGCATCGGGCCGCCTCTGCGTGATCTCGTCGAGCCGCCGCAGCGGCTATGGCTACGACCAGCGGATCGAGGCGTTCGGATCGAAAGGCATGATCCGCGCGCAGAACCAGCTCGAAACGACGGTCGAGACGTGGGGCGAGAAGGGCGCCGCCGCCGATCGCTTCCAGAATTTCTTCCTCGATCGCTATGCCGTTGCCTACGCCCGCGAGGCCGAGCATTTCGCCGACATTCTGGACGGCGCCGCGCCGCTCGTCGATTTTCGCGATGGCGTCGCGGCGCTGGCGCTGGCCGAGGCGGCGGCGCAGTCGGCACAGACGGGCGAGCGGGTGCTGCTCTAG
- a CDS encoding CoA-acylating methylmalonate-semialdehyde dehydrogenase → MRQIDPFIAGDAAGGGSVRAGEVFNPSTGQVQARVAFSTPADLDRAVATAAAAQPGWAATNPQRRSRVLFRFRELLEANMQDLAELLASEHGKVVADARGDILRGLEVIEFSCGIPHALKGEYTQGAGPGIDVYAMRQALGVVAGITPFNFPAMIPMWMFGPAIAAGNAFILKPSERDPSVPVRLAELMREAGLPEGILQVVHGDKEMVDAILDHPAIAAVSFVGSSDIAHYVYGRGTAAGKRVQAMGGAKNHGIVMPDADLDQVVSDLCGAAFGSAGERCMALPVVVPVGDKTADALRERLIPAIAALKVGVSSDPDAHYGPVVNAAHKARIEQWIQAGVDEGAELVVDGRGLVLQGHEQGFFVGPTLFDRVTTDMRAYREEIFGPVLQIVRAPDFETALRLPSDHQYGNGVAIFTRNGHAAREFAQRVNVGMVGINVPIPVPVAYHSFGGWKRSGFGDTNQYGMEGVRFWTKVKTVTQRWPDGGAGDNAFLIPTS, encoded by the coding sequence ATGAGACAGATTGACCCCTTCATCGCCGGCGACGCCGCCGGCGGCGGTTCCGTGCGTGCGGGCGAGGTTTTCAACCCGAGCACGGGGCAGGTTCAGGCGCGCGTCGCCTTTTCGACCCCTGCCGATCTCGATCGCGCCGTCGCGACGGCAGCGGCCGCGCAGCCCGGCTGGGCGGCGACCAATCCGCAGCGCCGTTCGCGCGTGTTGTTCCGCTTCCGCGAACTGCTCGAGGCGAACATGCAGGACCTCGCCGAGCTGCTCGCGAGCGAGCATGGCAAGGTCGTCGCCGACGCAAGGGGCGACATCCTGCGCGGGCTGGAAGTCATCGAATTTTCGTGCGGCATCCCGCACGCGCTGAAGGGCGAATATACGCAGGGCGCGGGGCCGGGAATCGACGTCTATGCCATGCGGCAGGCGCTCGGCGTCGTCGCGGGCATCACCCCGTTCAATTTTCCCGCGATGATCCCGATGTGGATGTTCGGCCCCGCGATCGCGGCGGGCAACGCCTTCATCCTCAAGCCCAGCGAGCGCGATCCGTCGGTGCCGGTGCGCCTCGCCGAGCTGATGCGCGAGGCGGGGCTGCCCGAGGGGATCCTGCAAGTCGTCCATGGCGACAAGGAGATGGTCGACGCGATCCTCGACCATCCGGCGATCGCGGCGGTCAGCTTCGTCGGCTCGTCGGATATCGCGCACTATGTCTATGGGCGCGGCACCGCAGCGGGGAAGCGCGTGCAGGCGATGGGCGGCGCGAAGAACCACGGCATCGTCATGCCCGACGCCGACCTCGACCAGGTCGTCAGCGACCTTTGCGGCGCCGCTTTCGGTTCGGCGGGCGAGCGCTGCATGGCGCTGCCGGTCGTGGTGCCGGTGGGCGACAAGACCGCCGATGCGCTGCGCGAACGGCTGATCCCGGCGATCGCCGCGCTCAAGGTCGGGGTGTCGAGCGATCCCGACGCGCATTACGGCCCGGTCGTCAACGCCGCGCACAAGGCGCGCATCGAGCAATGGATCCAGGCCGGGGTCGACGAGGGCGCCGAGCTGGTCGTCGATGGCCGCGGGCTGGTGCTGCAAGGGCATGAGCAGGGCTTCTTCGTCGGCCCGACTTTGTTCGACCGGGTGACGACCGACATGCGCGCCTATCGCGAGGAAATTTTCGGCCCGGTGCTGCAGATCGTCCGCGCCCCCGATTTCGAAACGGCGCTGCGCCTGCCGAGCGATCATCAGTACGGCAATGGCGTCGCGATCTTCACGCGCAACGGCCACGCCGCGCGCGAATTCGCGCAGCGCGTCAACGTCGGCATGGTCGGCATCAACGTGCCGATCCCGGTGCCCGTCGCCTATCACAGCTTCGGCGGCTGGAAGCGCTCGGGGTTCGGCGATACCAACCAATATGGAATGGAAGGCGTGCGCTTCTGGACCAAGGTCAAGACAGTGACCCAGCGCTGGCCCGATGGCGGCGCCGGCGACAATGCGTTCCTTATTCCGACGTCATAG